In Salinisphaera sp. LB1, one genomic interval encodes:
- a CDS encoding acetoacetate--CoA ligase, whose translation MSVDAEHPIVYQPSREAIEGSRLADYLRWLARREGGPEFAVEDYATLHQWSIDEPDSFWSSLWDYFGLIGDRGAGAVLDTLEMPGARWFTGARFNFAENLLREAIQGDAGRRAVTVLSEAREPITLTYGELYRQVGAFEAFLRSVGVQAGDRVAGVVAHTHEPIVALLACASLGAIWSSASPDFGVSGIVDRFAQIEPRVLVTVDGYRYGGKSFDRLDRIAALRERIPSIEHVVVTDNTGAARPLPDDRGMTPWSVALADHDGAPPSFERGAFDRPVYILFSSGTTGVPKCIVHGAGGALIQHVKEQVLHGDLKRDDVFFYFTTCGWMMWNWHVSGLFAGAELITYDGNPAYPDLDALWAMAAARGVTHFGTSAKWIGACRNVGLTPGKAHDLAALRVIFSTGSPLLDADYDWVYEQVKAEVLLGSISGGTDIVACFVGCCPTLPVRRGEIQCRLLGVAAAAFNEAGEAVLDECGELVCTQPIPSMPVAFWNDPDGARYRAAYFERFPGVWAHGDFISFSSTSGGAVIHGRSDATLNVGGVRIGTAEIYRQIEPMPEIADCLVAAQSTGEDDRIVMLVVPAEGHAVDDALRDAIRRRLREQASPRHVPKVIVGVEALPYTRSGKKVEVAVARLLNGREVEQSSAIANPESLAAIAEHPELRRP comes from the coding sequence ATGAGCGTTGATGCCGAACACCCGATTGTTTACCAGCCGTCCCGCGAAGCGATCGAGGGCAGCCGCCTGGCCGATTATCTGCGCTGGCTGGCCCGGCGCGAAGGCGGACCCGAGTTTGCCGTTGAAGACTATGCGACGCTGCACCAATGGTCGATCGATGAGCCGGATTCGTTCTGGTCCAGTCTCTGGGATTATTTCGGTTTGATCGGAGATCGCGGCGCCGGCGCAGTGCTCGATACACTGGAGATGCCCGGCGCGCGTTGGTTCACCGGGGCGCGTTTCAATTTCGCCGAGAATCTGCTGCGTGAGGCCATCCAGGGCGATGCCGGCCGCCGGGCCGTCACCGTGCTATCCGAGGCGCGCGAGCCGATAACACTGACCTACGGTGAGCTGTATCGTCAGGTCGGCGCCTTCGAGGCATTTCTGCGTTCGGTAGGCGTACAGGCCGGTGACCGCGTCGCGGGCGTGGTGGCCCATACGCACGAGCCCATCGTGGCGCTGCTGGCCTGTGCCAGCCTGGGGGCGATCTGGTCGTCGGCGTCGCCGGATTTCGGCGTGTCCGGTATCGTCGATCGCTTTGCCCAGATCGAGCCGCGGGTGCTGGTCACCGTCGATGGCTACCGTTATGGCGGCAAGTCATTCGATCGACTCGATCGCATCGCGGCGTTGCGTGAGCGGATTCCGTCGATCGAGCATGTCGTGGTCACGGACAACACGGGCGCGGCGCGGCCGTTGCCCGACGACCGCGGGATGACGCCGTGGTCCGTCGCCCTGGCCGACCACGACGGGGCACCGCCGAGCTTCGAGCGCGGCGCGTTCGATCGACCGGTTTATATCCTGTTTTCCTCGGGCACGACCGGCGTGCCCAAGTGTATCGTGCACGGGGCCGGCGGGGCGTTGATCCAGCACGTCAAGGAACAGGTGCTGCACGGCGATCTCAAGCGCGACGATGTGTTTTTCTACTTCACCACCTGTGGCTGGATGATGTGGAACTGGCACGTCTCCGGCCTGTTTGCCGGGGCCGAACTGATCACTTACGACGGCAATCCGGCTTATCCTGATCTCGACGCGCTCTGGGCGATGGCCGCCGCGCGTGGCGTCACGCATTTTGGTACCAGCGCCAAGTGGATCGGCGCCTGCCGAAATGTGGGGCTGACACCGGGGAAGGCCCATGATCTCGCGGCGCTGCGCGTGATCTTCTCGACCGGCTCGCCGCTGCTGGATGCCGATTACGACTGGGTGTACGAACAGGTCAAGGCCGAGGTATTGCTGGGCTCGATCTCCGGCGGCACCGATATTGTGGCCTGCTTCGTCGGTTGCTGCCCGACGCTGCCGGTGCGCCGCGGCGAAATCCAGTGCCGGCTGCTGGGGGTGGCCGCCGCAGCGTTCAACGAAGCTGGCGAAGCGGTGCTCGATGAATGCGGCGAACTGGTCTGCACCCAGCCGATTCCGTCCATGCCGGTCGCGTTCTGGAACGACCCGGACGGCGCGCGCTATCGCGCGGCGTATTTCGAGCGGTTTCCCGGTGTGTGGGCGCACGGCGATTTCATTTCCTTCAGCAGTACGTCGGGCGGGGCGGTGATCCATGGGCGCAGCGATGCCACGCTCAACGTGGGCGGCGTGCGTATCGGCACGGCGGAGATCTATCGTCAGATCGAGCCGATGCCGGAGATCGCGGACTGCCTGGTCGCCGCCCAATCGACCGGAGAAGACGACCGCATCGTCATGCTGGTGGTGCCGGCCGAAGGCCACGCGGTGGATGATGCGCTGCGCGATGCGATTCGACGTCGCCTGCGCGAACAGGCCAGCCCGCGTCATGTGCCGAAAGTGATCGTCGGCGTCGAGGCGTTGCCGTACACACGCAGTGGCAAGAAGGTGGAAGTGGCGGTCGCGCGGCTGCTCAACGGGCGTGAGGTCGAGCAGTCCAGCGCCATCGCCAACCCCGAGTCGTTGGCCGCGATCGCCGAGCATCCGGAGCTGCGCCGGCCGTAA
- a CDS encoding YbhB/YbcL family Raf kinase inhibitor-like protein, producing the protein MGRQSMGYRLGWIIVTVLALIGSAQAEAALAIHSPAFDNGQPIPARFSCSGGNTSPPLTFSGVPARAKSLALIVDDPDAPGGLFTHWVLYNLATDVAVLAPGASDQPLPGPAVTADNSTHQANYQGMCPPPGDGVHHYHFKLFALDERLPSHLKNRAAVLKAMQGHVIAHTQLVGTYQRK; encoded by the coding sequence ATGGGCAGACAATCGATGGGCTATCGGCTGGGATGGATTATCGTAACGGTGCTTGCTTTGATCGGCAGCGCCCAGGCCGAGGCGGCGCTGGCGATCCACTCCCCGGCCTTCGACAACGGCCAGCCCATCCCCGCGCGTTTCAGTTGCAGCGGCGGCAACACCTCGCCGCCACTGACCTTTTCCGGTGTGCCCGCGCGCGCGAAAAGCCTGGCGCTGATCGTGGACGACCCGGATGCGCCCGGTGGGTTGTTTACGCACTGGGTGTTGTACAACCTGGCGACGGATGTCGCGGTGCTGGCGCCGGGCGCCAGCGACCAGCCGCTGCCCGGGCCGGCGGTCACCGCCGATAACAGTACTCACCAGGCGAATTACCAGGGCATGTGCCCGCCGCCGGGCGACGGCGTGCATCATTATCATTTCAAGCTCTTCGCGCTGGATGAGCGACTGCCGTCGCACCTGAAGAACCGCGCCGCGGTGCTGAAGGCGATGCAGGGCCATGTGATCGCGCATACGCAACTGGTGGGAACCTATCAGCGGAAATAG
- the purL gene encoding phosphoribosylformylglycinamidine synthase, translating to MAKSGESITTVEIYAGETALADFERERLVAGLARAGLAVDRMAVQAIYIAAFSAEPDDATQERLHRLLAVDGDAPRAQGVVVVPRLGTVSPWSTKAQDIARNSGVKTLVRLERALVYRFGDHAPGAAALAASAVLHDPMTESIVDDWALLNTLFTVPERRRLRRVPLARKGMEALRTANRDWGLALADEELEYLAEQYAALDRDPTDVELMMFGQINSEHCRHKIFNAEFTLDGEPRAASLFDMIRSSYRAAPEGVLSAYRDNAAVVAGPPASRMTVDRDRVYRLVDEDVHLLMKVETHNHPTAIAPAPGAATGAGGEIRDEAATGRGGKPKAGLAGFSVADLRIPGALQPWETDGDAPAHLASALDIMLEGPIGAARYNNEFGRPALGGYFRTFQYESAATGLRGFAKPIMIAGGMGNVRPGHVEKHEVPVEACLIVLGGPAMLIGLGGGAASSMASGSASAELDFASVQRANPEMQRRAQEVIEGCIALGENNPIASIHDVGAGGLSNALPEIIDADDRGGSIRLRDIQSADPSLSPMEIWCNESQERYVVAIPADALNVFEALAGRERCPYAVVGRATAEPNLVVEDGEAATAETARPVDMPMDVLLGRTPRMQREAVHATIELPAWDRDGIDIADAFERVLRLPTVASKSFLITIGDRSVGGMTARDQMVGPWQVPVADVAVTTTAFTGDTGEAMAMGERSPVALIDAAASGRIAVGEAITNLAAARIDRLTDVRLSANWMAACGDPAEDARLYDTVRAVGEQLCSTLGLAIPVGKDSLSMRASWAGAAGSRTMSAPVSLVVSAFAPTVSARATLTPQLVAPEATESRLILADLGAGRNRLGGSALAQVYGALGNRAPDLDAPATLGGFFAAVQTLAADGRILAYHDRSDGGLATCLAEMCFAARLGVDVTLDELDGDPLAALFAEELGAVIQVAAADVETALATLRDAGVAATDIGGVNTTDRIVARHGGAEVLSVARVAAQRIWAATSHAMAALRDDPACADAEYEALLDASDPGLPAEPAFDPAVDVAAPYVNTERPKIAILREQGVNGHNEMAFAFTRAGFDAIDVHMSEVVSGKVRLTDMQGVAACGGFSYGDVLGAGQGWAKSILFNRNARKAFADFFARDDTFALGVCNGCQMLSALSELIPGTEGWPQFVANASRQFEARTSAVEILESNAVLLDGMAGSRMPIAVAHGEGYARFARAADLERLGAAGQIGMRYTANAGGAAESYPANPNGSPQGVTGLSNADGRVFICMPHPERVTRTVNLSWAPDSWGEASPWARLFANARRFVG from the coding sequence GTGGCGAAGTCTGGTGAATCGATAACGACGGTCGAAATCTATGCCGGCGAGACTGCGCTGGCCGATTTCGAGCGTGAGCGTCTGGTCGCCGGCCTGGCCCGAGCCGGGCTTGCGGTCGACAGGATGGCCGTGCAGGCGATCTATATCGCTGCGTTTTCCGCCGAGCCCGACGATGCCACGCAAGAGCGCTTGCATCGTCTGCTGGCGGTCGACGGCGATGCGCCGCGGGCGCAGGGCGTGGTTGTGGTGCCGCGTCTGGGTACGGTCTCGCCCTGGTCGACCAAGGCCCAGGACATCGCCCGCAACAGCGGCGTGAAGACGCTGGTCCGGCTCGAGCGCGCGCTGGTCTATCGTTTCGGCGACCACGCGCCGGGCGCGGCGGCACTGGCCGCTTCAGCGGTGCTGCACGATCCGATGACCGAATCGATCGTCGACGACTGGGCCCTGCTGAACACGTTGTTCACCGTGCCGGAGCGGCGCCGGCTGCGGCGCGTTCCCCTAGCCCGCAAGGGTATGGAAGCCCTGCGCACGGCCAACCGCGACTGGGGGCTGGCGCTGGCCGACGAGGAGCTCGAATATCTCGCCGAGCAATACGCGGCGCTCGACCGTGATCCCACCGATGTCGAGCTCATGATGTTCGGCCAGATCAACTCCGAGCACTGCCGGCACAAGATATTCAACGCCGAATTCACCCTCGATGGCGAGCCGCGGGCGGCCTCGCTGTTCGACATGATCCGCAGTTCGTACCGGGCCGCGCCCGAGGGCGTGTTGTCGGCCTATCGCGACAATGCCGCGGTGGTCGCCGGCCCGCCCGCGAGCCGGATGACGGTGGATCGCGATCGCGTCTATCGTCTGGTCGACGAAGATGTGCATCTGCTGATGAAAGTGGAAACGCACAACCACCCGACCGCGATCGCCCCGGCGCCGGGCGCGGCTACCGGCGCCGGTGGCGAGATCCGCGACGAGGCGGCCACCGGCCGCGGCGGCAAGCCCAAGGCCGGGTTGGCGGGCTTCTCGGTCGCCGATCTGCGCATCCCCGGCGCGCTGCAGCCCTGGGAAACCGATGGCGATGCGCCGGCGCATCTGGCCAGCGCGCTGGATATCATGCTCGAAGGCCCGATCGGGGCAGCGCGCTACAACAACGAGTTCGGCCGGCCGGCGCTGGGCGGCTATTTTCGTACCTTCCAGTATGAATCGGCGGCCACGGGCCTGCGCGGTTTCGCCAAGCCGATCATGATCGCCGGCGGCATGGGCAATGTGCGCCCGGGCCACGTCGAAAAGCACGAAGTGCCGGTCGAGGCCTGCCTGATCGTGCTGGGCGGCCCGGCCATGCTGATCGGGCTGGGTGGGGGCGCGGCCTCGTCGATGGCCAGCGGCTCGGCGTCCGCCGAGCTCGATTTCGCCTCGGTCCAGCGTGCCAACCCGGAAATGCAGCGGCGCGCCCAGGAAGTGATCGAGGGCTGCATTGCCCTGGGCGAGAACAACCCCATCGCCTCGATTCATGACGTGGGGGCGGGCGGTTTGTCCAACGCGTTGCCCGAGATCATCGATGCCGATGATCGGGGCGGATCGATCCGCCTGCGGGACATTCAGTCGGCCGATCCGAGCCTGTCGCCGATGGAAATCTGGTGCAACGAGTCGCAGGAACGCTATGTCGTGGCGATTCCGGCGGATGCGCTGAATGTGTTCGAGGCCCTCGCCGGACGCGAGCGTTGCCCCTATGCCGTGGTGGGCCGGGCGACCGCCGAGCCGAACCTGGTGGTCGAGGACGGCGAAGCCGCCACGGCCGAGACTGCACGCCCGGTCGACATGCCGATGGACGTGCTCCTGGGCCGGACGCCGCGCATGCAGCGCGAGGCCGTGCATGCAACGATCGAGCTGCCGGCCTGGGATCGCGACGGCATTGATATCGCCGACGCCTTCGAGCGCGTGCTCAGGCTGCCGACGGTGGCCAGCAAGTCGTTTCTGATCACCATCGGCGATCGCAGCGTCGGCGGCATGACCGCGCGCGATCAGATGGTGGGGCCGTGGCAGGTGCCGGTGGCCGACGTGGCGGTAACCACGACCGCCTTCACCGGCGATACCGGGGAGGCGATGGCCATGGGCGAGCGCAGCCCGGTCGCGCTGATCGATGCGGCGGCGTCCGGCCGTATCGCGGTCGGCGAGGCCATCACCAATCTGGCGGCGGCGCGCATCGACCGGCTGACCGACGTGCGGCTGTCCGCGAACTGGATGGCCGCCTGCGGCGATCCCGCGGAGGATGCACGGCTGTACGACACCGTGCGTGCCGTGGGCGAACAACTCTGCAGTACGCTCGGATTGGCGATCCCGGTCGGCAAGGACTCGTTGTCGATGCGGGCGAGCTGGGCGGGCGCGGCCGGCTCGCGCACGATGAGTGCGCCGGTGTCGCTGGTGGTTTCGGCGTTTGCGCCGACGGTATCGGCGCGCGCTACGCTGACACCGCAGCTGGTGGCACCGGAGGCGACCGAAAGCCGCCTGATTCTGGCGGATCTGGGCGCCGGCCGTAATCGTCTGGGCGGATCGGCCTTGGCCCAGGTCTACGGCGCGCTGGGCAACCGGGCGCCGGATCTCGATGCGCCGGCCACGCTGGGCGGTTTCTTCGCGGCGGTGCAGACCCTGGCCGCGGACGGCCGGATTCTGGCCTATCACGATCGCAGCGACGGCGGCCTGGCCACGTGCCTGGCCGAGATGTGCTTTGCCGCGCGGCTGGGCGTGGATGTGACGCTGGATGAACTCGACGGCGATCCGTTGGCGGCGTTGTTCGCCGAGGAACTGGGCGCGGTGATCCAGGTCGCGGCGGCCGATGTCGAGACCGCGCTCGCAACGCTGCGCGATGCCGGCGTGGCGGCCACCGATATCGGTGGCGTCAACACGACCGATCGCATAGTGGCGCGCCACGGCGGGGCCGAGGTGTTGTCGGTCGCACGCGTGGCGGCCCAGCGTATTTGGGCCGCGACCAGTCACGCCATGGCTGCGCTGCGCGACGATCCGGCCTGCGCCGATGCCGAGTACGAGGCGCTGCTGGATGCCAGCGACCCCGGCCTGCCGGCCGAACCCGCCTTCGATCCGGCGGTGGATGTGGCCGCGCCGTACGTCAACACCGAGCGGCCGAAGATCGCGATCCTGCGCGAGCAGGGCGTCAATGGTCATAACGAGATGGCGTTCGCCTTCACGCGCGCCGGTTTCGATGCCATCGACGTGCACATGTCGGAAGTTGTCTCCGGCAAGGTCCGGCTGACCGACATGCAGGGCGTAGCGGCCTGTGGCGGATTCTCCTACGGCGACGTGCTGGGCGCGGGCCAGGGCTGGGCCAAGTCGATCCTGTTCAATCGCAACGCGCGCAAGGCGTTCGCCGATTTCTTCGCGCGCGACGACACATTCGCGCTGGGCGTATGCAATGGCTGCCAGATGTTGTCCGCCCTGTCGGAGCTCATTCCGGGCACCGAGGGCTGGCCGCAATTCGTGGCCAATGCCTCGCGCCAGTTCGAAGCCCGTACCAGCGCGGTGGAAATCCTGGAATCGAACGCGGTACTGCTGGACGGCATGGCCGGCTCGCGGATGCCGATCGCGGTCGCGCACGGCGAGGGTTATGCCCGTTTCGCCCGGGCCGCGGATCTCGAGCGTCTGGGCGCGGCCGGGCAGATCGGCATGCGCTATACCGCGAACGCCGGCGGTGCGGCCGAATCCTATCCGGCCAACCCGAACGGTTCGCCGCAGGGGGTGACCGGCCTGTCCAATGCCGACGGGCGCGTATTCATCTGCATGCCGCACCCGGAACGCGTCACGCGTACGGTCAATCTATCCTGGGCACCGGATTCCTGGGGCGAGGCCAGCCCCTGGGCGCGGCTGTTCGCCAACGCGCGGCGATTCGTCGGCTGA
- a CDS encoding MBL fold metallo-hydrolase has product MTAMRFALLGSGSKGNALVVEQGATRLLVDCGFSAREIEKRLARLALVPADIDALVITHEHDDHWKGVSRFSRAHDLPVWLTPGTHAATLGSELAATELYSPHEPFAIGDLELFPYPVPHDAREPAQLVIGNGAQRLGVLSDIGHVTPHVRAMVDACDALIIESNHDPDMLAGGPYPASLKARVAGRLGHLSNADAAALVADIDTSALQHVVVAHLSESNNRPELAQAALAQALACTPDWVHVANQNEGLSWRSLVNR; this is encoded by the coding sequence ATGACGGCCATGCGCTTCGCCCTGTTGGGCAGCGGCAGCAAGGGCAACGCGCTGGTGGTCGAGCAGGGCGCTACGCGGCTTCTGGTCGATTGCGGTTTTTCCGCCCGCGAGATCGAGAAACGCCTGGCGCGGCTGGCCCTCGTGCCCGCCGATATCGATGCCCTCGTGATCACCCATGAACACGACGACCACTGGAAGGGCGTATCGCGCTTCTCGCGCGCGCATGACCTGCCAGTCTGGCTCACGCCGGGCACACACGCGGCGACGCTCGGCAGCGAACTCGCGGCCACCGAGCTGTATTCCCCGCACGAACCCTTCGCCATCGGCGATCTCGAATTATTCCCGTATCCGGTGCCGCATGACGCGCGCGAACCCGCGCAGCTTGTCATCGGCAACGGCGCGCAGCGACTGGGCGTGTTGTCGGACATCGGCCATGTGACGCCGCATGTCCGGGCCATGGTCGATGCCTGCGACGCACTCATCATCGAATCCAATCACGACCCCGACATGCTGGCGGGCGGGCCGTATCCGGCAAGCCTCAAGGCCCGTGTGGCCGGCCGGCTCGGCCACCTTAGCAACGCCGACGCCGCCGCACTGGTAGCGGATATTGATACCAGTGCGCTGCAGCATGTCGTGGTCGCGCATCTGTCCGAATCCAACAATCGCCCGGAACTGGCGCAGGCCGCGCTGGCACAAGCGCTGGCCTGCACGCCGGATTGGGTGCATGTTGCCAACCAAAACGAGGGTCTGTCGTGGCGAAGTCTGGTGAATCGATAA
- a CDS encoding DUF1820 family protein, with amino-acid sequence MANADSNRRLYRVAFYNQGEVYEVYARSVSQGGLFGFVEIEELDFGERTTLVIDPAEEKLADEFAEVKRSYIPMHAIIRIDEVERRGTAKITPADGESKVRPFPVYTRQGPGSGGHGSGSHS; translated from the coding sequence ATGGCCAACGCCGATTCAAATCGCCGGTTGTATCGCGTGGCGTTCTACAATCAGGGCGAAGTCTACGAAGTCTATGCGCGCTCGGTCTCCCAGGGCGGCCTGTTCGGTTTCGTAGAAATCGAGGAACTGGACTTCGGCGAGCGCACCACGCTCGTGATCGATCCGGCCGAGGAGAAGCTCGCCGACGAGTTCGCCGAGGTCAAGCGCAGTTACATCCCCATGCACGCGATCATCCGCATCGACGAGGTCGAGCGGCGCGGCACGGCGAAGATCACGCCGGCCGATGGCGAATCCAAGGTGCGTCCGTTTCCGGTCTACACCCGACAGGGGCCCGGCTCGGGGGGCCACGGCTCCGGCAGCCACTCCTGA
- the mltF gene encoding membrane-bound lytic murein transglycosylase MltF — MPDTIRGPGAGSRRRASTLFPGRRFGPLFALIVLIGAGALMTTCVHRPDALTQVQRSGVLRVATINSARTYYLGPHGPKGFEYDLARGFAQSLGVKLRMIIVPDRAAIIQAVNSGRAQIGAGLAISPGRDTRVRFTPPYLSTPLDAVYRQHASKPTKLADLSGRLVLPDNTALAAWLRRRHPDLQFTVDRTANTEELMARIAHGDIDATVANADLVAMNQRYYPKLRVGFTLKGVRQQMAWAFAGTALGHRQDGLYNKAIAYLEQARSKGRIKILHNRYFGHAARLGFVGGAEFARQVKKRLPRWKHYFKKAGRKYGVDWRLLAAIGYQESRWNAKAASPTHVRGIMMLTRDTAQRMNVDNRSNPQQSIDGGTRYLLQLRKRLPKAVKPPDRTWFALAAYNLGLGHVLDARRLLKRAGRNPNVWVNLRDALSWLSEKRYLQHTRYGYAQGKQAVAYVSDIRAYYDILKWMTSDKKRQHKPAALDEQPSASGADQGDDKNTPPDISITSPAF, encoded by the coding sequence GTGCCCGATACAATCCGCGGGCCGGGCGCCGGTTCGCGGCGCAGGGCCTCGACACTATTTCCAGGACGCCGCTTCGGCCCGCTGTTCGCGCTGATCGTACTGATCGGGGCCGGCGCGTTGATGACCACCTGCGTCCATCGTCCCGATGCCCTGACCCAGGTCCAGCGCAGCGGCGTGTTGCGCGTGGCGACGATCAATTCAGCCCGCACTTATTATCTCGGCCCGCACGGCCCCAAGGGTTTCGAATACGATCTGGCGCGCGGCTTCGCCCAATCGCTGGGCGTAAAACTCCGTATGATTATCGTGCCGGATCGCGCCGCCATCATCCAGGCGGTGAACAGCGGTCGGGCACAGATCGGTGCGGGGCTGGCGATCAGCCCCGGGCGCGATACCCGCGTGCGCTTCACCCCGCCCTATCTCAGCACCCCGCTGGACGCGGTCTATCGCCAGCACGCGAGCAAGCCCACCAAGCTCGCAGACCTGTCGGGCCGGCTCGTGCTGCCGGATAACACCGCGCTGGCGGCCTGGCTGCGCCGGCGCCATCCCGACCTGCAATTTACCGTCGACCGAACCGCGAACACCGAGGAACTCATGGCCCGGATCGCCCACGGCGATATCGATGCCACCGTGGCCAACGCCGACCTGGTCGCCATGAACCAGCGCTATTATCCGAAGTTACGCGTCGGGTTCACATTGAAAGGCGTGCGCCAGCAGATGGCCTGGGCGTTCGCCGGCACCGCGCTTGGCCACCGGCAGGACGGGCTCTACAACAAGGCGATCGCCTATCTCGAACAGGCGCGATCCAAGGGCCGAATCAAAATCCTGCACAACCGCTACTTCGGTCATGCCGCGCGCCTGGGATTCGTCGGCGGCGCCGAGTTCGCGCGGCAGGTCAAAAAACGGCTGCCGCGCTGGAAGCACTATTTCAAGAAAGCCGGCCGGAAATACGGCGTGGACTGGCGGCTGCTGGCGGCCATCGGCTATCAGGAATCGCGCTGGAATGCGAAGGCCGCCAGCCCGACCCACGTTCGCGGCATCATGATGCTGACCCGGGATACCGCGCAGCGCATGAACGTCGACAACCGCAGTAACCCGCAGCAATCGATCGACGGCGGCACCCGTTATCTGCTGCAATTGCGCAAACGCCTGCCCAAGGCCGTAAAGCCGCCGGATCGCACCTGGTTTGCGCTGGCCGCCTATAACCTCGGGCTCGGGCATGTGCTCGACGCCCGGCGCCTGCTCAAGCGGGCCGGGCGCAATCCGAACGTCTGGGTGAATCTGCGCGATGCACTGAGCTGGCTGTCGGAAAAGCGCTATCTCCAGCACACCCGCTACGGTTATGCCCAGGGCAAGCAGGCCGTCGCCTACGTCAGCGACATTCGCGCCTACTACGACATCCTGAAGTGGATGACCAGCGACAAAAAGCGTCAGCACAAACCGGCGGCCCTGGACGAGCAACCCTCGGCCAGCGGCGCGGATCAGGGCGACGACAAGAACACGCCGCCGGATATCAGCATCACGTCACCCGCTTTCTGA
- a CDS encoding phosphoadenosine phosphosulfate reductase family protein, whose translation MDIDTAQANAELAGRHPQEIVNWAAALDGRTIVTTNFGPYEAVILHMAVRAQPDMDVVWIDSGYATRKTYLFAEKLIADLGLNIHVFNPLMSAARRDAIMGIPDVDDPQHEEFTRQVKLEPFGRAMREMSPDVWLTAVRRDQTAFRQGMETVSQDKPGGVVKVAPVLEWTEIDMERYLIEHGLPNENNYYDPTKVLGNRECGLHNRFSA comes from the coding sequence ATGGACATCGATACCGCCCAAGCCAACGCCGAACTCGCCGGTCGGCACCCGCAGGAGATCGTGAACTGGGCCGCCGCGCTCGACGGTCGCACGATCGTGACCACCAACTTTGGCCCCTACGAGGCCGTGATCCTGCACATGGCCGTGCGCGCTCAGCCGGACATGGATGTCGTGTGGATCGATTCCGGCTACGCCACGCGCAAGACTTATCTGTTCGCCGAGAAGCTGATCGCCGATCTCGGCCTGAACATCCACGTATTCAATCCGCTGATGTCGGCGGCGCGGCGCGATGCCATCATGGGTATTCCCGATGTGGATGACCCGCAGCACGAGGAATTCACCCGTCAGGTGAAGCTCGAGCCGTTCGGCCGCGCCATGCGCGAAATGAGCCCGGATGTCTGGTTGACCGCAGTGCGTCGTGACCAGACCGCGTTCCGCCAGGGCATGGAGACCGTGTCGCAGGACAAGCCCGGCGGCGTGGTCAAGGTCGCCCCGGTGCTGGAATGGACCGAGATCGATATGGAACGCTACCTGATCGAGCACGGTCTGCCGAACGAAAACAATTATTACGATCCGACCAAGGTGCTGGGCAACCGCGAATGCGGTCTGCATAACCGTTTCTCGGCCTGA